Proteins co-encoded in one candidate division TA06 bacterium genomic window:
- a CDS encoding GNAT family N-acetyltransferase yields the protein MSTNNRELTTANMDDRVRFHLERELGFSLQSFPSLGIDIRESSKRTDEPGNRLLIHCVADGGGALVTGIPSVISAITPAIQNMSIYELFSPLGIAELRQTLQPDDREKLFDEPGFDYTITNEGDFRPAKTLHMPVALMKADIPPDQFDRRMSERRRPTPENFVWAFDCYREDQKVAGTVIIWGDDPDIAEFGVTTEEKYRGQGYGLAVVSAATQWILEQGAVPSYGAFASNIPSLRLARRLGFTLTYLTIRA from the coding sequence ATGAGTACAAACAATCGAGAGCTGACGACCGCCAACATGGATGATCGAGTGCGTTTCCATTTAGAGAGAGAGTTAGGATTCTCTCTCCAATCTTTTCCATCCTTAGGTATTGACATACGGGAATCCTCGAAACGGACAGATGAGCCCGGAAATCGTCTGCTGATACATTGCGTTGCCGATGGAGGTGGAGCCCTAGTAACTGGTATACCTAGTGTAATAAGTGCAATCACTCCAGCTATTCAAAACATGAGTATTTATGAGCTCTTCTCTCCACTCGGTATTGCCGAACTGAGGCAAACACTGCAGCCTGATGACCGTGAAAAGCTGTTTGATGAACCGGGCTTTGACTACACTATAACAAATGAGGGGGACTTCCGACCAGCGAAAACCCTGCATATGCCCGTGGCACTCATGAAAGCAGACATACCTCCCGATCAATTTGACCGGCGAATGTCAGAGCGGCGGAGACCAACGCCGGAAAACTTCGTCTGGGCATTTGATTGTTATCGCGAAGACCAGAAAGTAGCAGGGACTGTAATAATATGGGGAGATGATCCTGATATTGCCGAGTTTGGCGTAACGACTGAGGAAAAGTATCGAGGGCAAGGATACGGCCTTGCAGTCGTATCAGCGGCAACCCAATGGATATTGGAACAGGGGGCAGTGCCTAGTTATGGTGCTTTTGCATCAAACATCCCGTCTTTACGCTTAGCACGCAGATTAGGATTCACGTTAACATACCTAACAATTCGTGCATAA
- a CDS encoding HEAT repeat domain-containing protein: protein MHLRDREHKMEPNFQKGVGKMVELSGSFVGVNLRNVFKSLCILLPVLLFCVAAGAPVQNEAPLTPEDSLRMVKEAEQYAGELETALDGTEGGHQRFMLAAEKLVSLGKIATPAFLRLIASKNLDPWLRKRAIELATVSRDQRAMVPLIEVARDTTNPAGVRDKAAYCIGYIGTDKVVDSLLVFIESDDRLLKSAATTGIRIASNYADVNKAFEPIVRMANNTADEGLRKNAIAALGYFGDRGVPLLVEFLEDDNKEIRPVAIGALGYTRSRAVVKPLVELLSSEDVHTRIGAIMSLQRLGDTTAVPALIEVLTYEGDDAVFAAMALAKIGDPRALEPLKEHIDKAKAEGRQPSRYMINAYEEIKKGKALKNR, encoded by the coding sequence ATGCACTTGCGTGACCGTGAACATAAGATGGAACCAAACTTCCAGAAAGGAGTGGGAAAGATGGTTGAACTATCAGGATCCTTTGTAGGGGTCAATCTCAGGAACGTTTTCAAATCTCTCTGTATTCTTCTCCCGGTTCTCTTGTTCTGTGTGGCCGCGGGTGCTCCTGTCCAGAACGAAGCACCGCTTACTCCAGAAGACAGCCTTAGAATGGTGAAAGAGGCGGAACAGTATGCCGGGGAGCTGGAAACTGCTCTTGATGGAACAGAGGGAGGTCACCAGCGCTTCATGCTTGCTGCAGAGAAACTCGTCAGCCTGGGCAAAATCGCAACGCCCGCATTTCTACGACTAATAGCATCGAAGAACCTGGACCCATGGCTCAGAAAGAGAGCGATCGAGCTAGCGACAGTGTCTCGGGACCAGAGAGCAATGGTCCCTCTCATTGAGGTAGCAAGGGACACAACAAATCCGGCAGGTGTCAGAGACAAAGCAGCCTATTGCATTGGATACATAGGAACAGATAAAGTGGTCGATTCGTTGCTCGTTTTCATTGAGTCGGACGATCGCCTACTGAAATCCGCAGCAACGACGGGTATACGAATAGCATCAAACTACGCAGACGTGAACAAGGCTTTTGAACCAATTGTGCGCATGGCTAACAACACTGCGGATGAAGGCCTCAGGAAGAATGCAATTGCAGCCTTAGGTTACTTCGGAGACAGAGGGGTGCCACTCTTGGTCGAATTCTTGGAGGATGACAATAAAGAGATTCGGCCGGTGGCCATAGGTGCACTCGGATACACCCGTTCCCGCGCCGTAGTCAAACCACTTGTCGAACTCCTCTCAAGCGAAGATGTGCATACAAGAATAGGGGCGATTATGAGTCTCCAGCGTTTGGGAGACACAACCGCTGTACCTGCTCTTATAGAAGTGCTTACATACGAGGGAGATGACGCTGTGTTCGCTGCGATGGCACTAGCGAAAATTGGAGACCCGAGGGCCCTGGAGCCACTCAAAGAGCACATTGACAAAGCCAAGGCAGAGGGCAGACAACCGAGTCGTTATATGATAAATGCCTATGAGGAAATCAAGAAAGGGAAAGCACTCAAAAACAGATAA